From Nycticebus coucang isolate mNycCou1 chromosome 6, mNycCou1.pri, whole genome shotgun sequence, the proteins below share one genomic window:
- the PLET1 gene encoding placenta-expressed transcript 1 protein: MASLQSMLLPVGLFLYLRLQFSLAIYPPVDICKVVDNILIPDGPALTANADHYEPNLHYTIRVPAKGHTSSVVMRSLDQDGTPVGTWVEDNRQCENHTALYHQQVPDVITTGWIAPNLTNITEVNLQAYVFHYYHPVSLSTLKLHSKGTTTVLTSKYSTTLTSNSSITPTTKNFTTSATGNSTTSTTEISTTSTTKSPTTSTVKNPTTSTAKSPMTSNFKMSTTSTSTTSTTNNSYSFANRVFNSSITEAISILFVFLTSKFLF; this comes from the exons ATGGCAAGCCTCCAGTCCATGCTGTTGCCAGTGGGGCTGTTTCTCTACCTGAGACTGCAGTTCTCTTTAGCCATCTATCCACCTGTGGACATCTGCAAGGTCGTGGATAACATCTTAATCCCGGATGGCCCAGCCCTCACAGCCAACGCAGACCACTATGAACCCAACTTACACTACACGA TACGGGTCCCTGCGAAGGGCCACACCAGCTCTGTGGTCATGCGATCGCTGGACCAGGACGGCACCCCCGTGGGCACGTGGGTAGAGGACAACAGGCAATGTGAGAACCACACCGCTCTGTATCACCAGCAAGTCCCAGACGTCATCACAACAGGCTGGATAGCTCCTAATTTGACGAATATAACTGAAGTCAACCTACA AGCCTACGTTTTCCATTACTACCACCCGGTCTCACTGTCTACTCTGAAACTACACAGCAAAG GAACCACCACAGTCTTGACCTCCAAGTATTCCACAACCCTGACCTCCAACAGTTCTATAACCCCAACCACCAAAAATTTTACAACCTCAGCCACAGGGAATTCTACAACTTCAACCACAGAGATTTCTACAACCTCGACCACCAAGAGTCCTACGACCTCAACCGTCAAGAATCCTACAACCTCGACAGCCAAGAGTCCTATGACCTCGAACTTCAAGATGTCTACAACCTCGACCTCCACGACTTCCACAACCAATAACTCATACAGCTTTGCCAACAGAGTTTTCAACAGTTCCATCACAGAAGCCATTTCTATCCTGTTTGTTTTTCTCACCAGCAAATTTCTCTTCTAA